Proteins encoded within one genomic window of Candidatus Binataceae bacterium:
- a CDS encoding 5-oxoprolinase subunit PxpA, protein MRTWIDLNSDMGESFGNYVLGRPEEVMKRINHANIACGFHAGDPVWIRRTVEAAKRYGVTLGAHPGFPDMMGFGRRLMNISLQEARDYVVYQVGAVKAFADAAGVRLAAAKPHGAFYLWAQLGEENSRAILEGFREVDPNFVCYLPALPRYPMLETAERMGFRVVKEFYPGLVYSDDGSIGVKRTYGEENIDEMVALVMKFVTQGKVTTSSGGEIDVDADSICVHGDVINAPEVLTALHQALRQAGVAARSAIAQLGGNGHVAHAEA, encoded by the coding sequence ATGCGTACCTGGATCGATCTCAACAGCGACATGGGAGAATCCTTCGGCAACTACGTCCTCGGCCGCCCCGAGGAGGTGATGAAACGCATCAACCACGCCAACATCGCCTGCGGCTTCCACGCCGGCGACCCGGTCTGGATCCGGCGCACGGTCGAGGCCGCCAAGCGCTACGGCGTGACGCTGGGCGCCCATCCAGGCTTCCCCGACATGATGGGCTTCGGGCGCCGTCTGATGAATATCTCGCTCCAGGAGGCGCGCGACTACGTGGTTTACCAGGTCGGCGCGGTCAAAGCGTTCGCCGACGCGGCGGGCGTGCGGCTGGCGGCGGCCAAGCCGCACGGCGCGTTTTACCTCTGGGCCCAACTTGGCGAGGAGAACTCGCGCGCGATCCTCGAAGGCTTCCGCGAAGTCGATCCCAACTTCGTATGCTACCTGCCCGCGCTGCCGCGCTACCCGATGCTGGAGACGGCGGAGCGGATGGGCTTTCGGGTGGTCAAGGAATTCTACCCCGGCCTGGTCTATTCCGACGACGGCTCGATCGGCGTCAAGCGCACCTACGGCGAAGAAAATATCGACGAGATGGTCGCGTTGGTGATGAAGTTCGTCACCCAAGGCAAGGTTACGACCTCCAGCGGCGGCGAGATCGACGTCGACGCCGACAGCATCTGCGTGCACGGCGACGTGATCAACGCGCCCGAAGTGCTGACCGCGCTCCATCAGGCGCTGCGGCAGGCCGGCGTCGCCGCGCGCAGCGCAATCGCCCAACTCGGCGGCAACGGCCACGTCGCCCACGCCGAAGCCTGA